A single genomic interval of Mangifera indica cultivar Alphonso chromosome 5, CATAS_Mindica_2.1, whole genome shotgun sequence harbors:
- the LOC123217351 gene encoding T-complex protein 1 subunit epsilon, protein MALAFDEFGRPFILIKQQDEKSRLRGLDAQKANISAGKAVARILRTSLGPKGMDKMLQSPDGDVTITNDGATILEQMDVDNQIAKLMVELSRSQDYEIGDGTTGVVVLAGALLEQAEQLLERGIHPIRIAEGYEMASRIAVEHLDHIALKFEFGVSNIEPLVQTCMTTLNSKIVNRCKRNLAEIAVKAVLAVADLERKDVNLDLIKVEGKVGGKLEDTELIYGITVDKDMSHSQMPKRIEDAKIAILTCPFEPPKPKTKHKVDIDTVEKFQTLRMQEQKYFDDMVQKCKDVGATLVICQWGFDDEANHLLMHRNLPAVRWVGGVELELIAIATGGRIVPRFQELTPEKLGKAGLVREKSFGTTKDRMLYIEHCANSRAVTIFIRGGNKMMIEETKRSLHDALCVARNLIRNNSIVYGGGSAEISCSIAVEAAADKYPGVEQYAIRAFADALDSVPMALAENSGLQPIETLSAVKSQQIKENNPYCGIDCNDVGITDMREQNVFETLIGKKQQILLATQVVKMILKIDDVISPSDF, encoded by the exons ATGGCGTTAGCGTTTGATGAGTTTGGTCGTCCCTTTATACTGATCAAGCAGCAAGATGAGAAGTCCAGGTTGCGTGGACTCGATGCTCAGAAAGCCAACATCTCTGCCGGCAAAGCTGTGGCTCGGATCCTCCGAACCTCGCTTGGACCCAAAGGCATGGACAAAATGCTCCAGAGCCCGGACGGTGACGTCACAATTA CAAATGATGGTGCGACGATCCTTGAGCAGATGGATGTTGACAATCAGATTGCAAAGTTGATGGTTGAATTATCTCGTAGTCAGGATTATGAAATTGGTGATGGGACAACTGGTGTTGTTGTTTTGGCTGGCGCACTTTTGGAGCAGGCTGAACAACTTTTGGAACGTGGAATTCATCCTATTCGAATTGCAGAGGGATATGAAATGGCGTCAAGAATAGCTGTTGAACACTTGGATCATATTGCTCTGAAGTTTGAATTTGGGGTTTCTAATATAGAACCTTTGGTTCAAACTTGCATGACTACTTTAAACTCCAAGAT AGTGAATAGATGCAAGCGCAATTTGGCTGAAATTGCTGTGAAAGCTGTTCTTGCTGTGGCAGATTTAGAGAGGAAAGATGTTAATTTAGATTTGATAAAAGTTGAAGGAAAAGTTGGCGGAAAGCTGGAGGACACTGAGCTAATATATGGGATCACTGTTGATAAGGATATGAGCCATTCCCAGATGCCAAAGCGAATTGAAGATGCTAAAATTGCTATCTTGACTTGCCCCTTTGAGCCTCCAAAGCCAAAGACTAAACATAAGGTGGACATTGATACTGTGGAAAAGTTCCAGACTTTACGAATGCAGGAGCAGAAATACTTTGATGATATGGTTCAAAAGTGCAAG GATGTTGGTGCTACCTTGGTGATCTGTCAATGGGGTTTTGATGATGAGGCAAATCACTTATTAATGCACAGGAACTTGCCTGCGGTCCGTTGGGTTGGTGGTGTAGAATTGGAGCTTATAGCAATAGCCACCG GTGGACGAATTGTTCCGAGGTTTCAGGAGTTGACACCTGAAAAGCTGGGAAAG gcTGGTTTGGTTCGAGAGAAGTCTTTTGGTACAACAAAAGATCGAATGCTGTACATTGAACACTGTGCAAATTCAAGGGCAGTAACCATATTTATCCGTGGAG GTAACAAAATGATGATTGAGGAAACAAAGCGCAGCCTTCATGATGCGTTGTGTGTGGCTAGAAATCTGATTCGTAACAATTCCATTGTTTATGGTGGTGGTTCAGCTGAGATATCTTGCTCAATTGCCGTAGAGGCTGCCGCAGATAAATACCCAGGGGTTGAGCAA TATGCTATTAGGGCGTTTGCAGATGCTTTGGATTCTGTGCCAATGGCACTCGCCGAAAATAGTGGTCTCCAACCAATAGAGACACTATCAGCTGTGAAATCTCAGCAAATTAAG GAAAACAATCCATATTGTGGAATAGATTGCAATGATGTTGGCATAACAGACATGCGTGAGCAAAATGTGTTTGAGACACTGATTGGGAAAAAACAGCAGATACTTCTTGCAACACAAGTTGTCAAgatgatattaaaaattgatgatGTTATCTCACCTTCCGATTTCTGA